From the Harpia harpyja isolate bHarHar1 chromosome 16, bHarHar1 primary haplotype, whole genome shotgun sequence genome, one window contains:
- the LOC128152397 gene encoding heat shock transcription factor, Y-linked-like, giving the protein MEPPSPETSCASDPEEPDWWATSASPDQPGGGTGTSWDDATGPLGEENTFQGLPDESWTSIIWFSFSEESSANTNQSSACSFLKKLWKIVSSHHFQSIWWGDDGNCIVIAEKLFKRKVLGRRGPLKIFKTESMRGFIFQLNLHGFCKMEGDSLISASIEEVRAVAAAGSALGKLLFYHNPFFKTDCPNLLWMCMQSAGERKRAPAASPQGPNLKDDHPRRRRPDAQPAVGAEEEENDTQTSATTSSTPTEPRADTTAQTGSAGPSPPKRHCSHSPAGSQEAAPAPSMASPHRVTPPAPNSPFTLAMGLPTFPPGQPKFVAVQVPGAGLPPFCAPWFAMTTLAAPSAVPVPGPPHGQAPTHRHCPTCTCGPNTAAAGDRVGPQWGLD; this is encoded by the exons atggaGCCACCTTCACCAGAGACATCCTGCGCTTCTGACCCAGAGGAGCCAGACTGGTGGGCGACTTCAGCTTCTCCTGACCAGCCAGGAGGTGGTACGGGAACATCCTGGGATGATGCCACTGGACCTCTCGGAGAAGAAAACACCTTTCAAGGTTTGCCTGATGAATCCTGGACCTCCATCAtatggttttctttctcagagGAGAGCTCTGCCAACACCAACCAGTCTTCAGCCTGCTCCTTCCTCAAGAAGCTCTGGAAGATCGTCAGCAGCCATCACTTCCAGTCAATCTGGTGGGGTGATGATGGAAACTGCATCGTGATCGCAGAAAAACTCTTCAAAAGGAaagtgctggggaggaggggacccCTGAAGATCTTTAAAACCGAGTCCATGAGAGGCTTCATTTTCCAACTTAACCTCCATGGATTCTGCAAAATGGAAGGGGATTCTCTCATATCTGCCTCCATCGAGGAGGTGcgagcagtagcagcagcaggttCTGCTCTGGGCAAG CTGCTCTTCTACCACAACCCCTTTTTTAAGACAGATTGCCCTAACCTCCTCTGGATGTGCATGCAAAGTGCTGGTGAAAGAAAGAGAGCCCCCGCTGCATCCCCACAGGGCCCCAACTTGAAGGACGACCACCCAAGAAGAAGACGACCTGATGCTCAGCCAGCGGTaggagcggaggaggaggagaacgaCACCCAGACATCTGCAACCACCAGCTCCACACCGACCGAGCCACGGGCTGACACAACCGCCCAGACGGGCAGTGCCGGTCCATCCCCACCAAAACGGCACTGCAGCCACAGCCCCGCTGGCAGCCAggaggcagctcctgctccatcCATGGCTTCACCACACCGTGTCACACCTCCTGCCCCAAACAGTCCCTTCACCCTAGCCATGGGACTCCCCACATTTCCACCTGGGCAGCCAAAATTCGTTGCTGTGCAGGTCCCCGGGGCTGGCCTGCCTCCATTCTGCGCTCCATGGTTTGCGATGACCACACTGGCAGCACCATCTGCCGTTCCCGTGCCAGGGCCACCGCACGGCCAAGCTCCAACCCACCGCCACTGCCCGACCTGCACCTGCGGACCAAACACCGCAGCTGCCGGCGACAGGGTTGGACCTCAGTGGGGGCTGGACTAG